From the genome of Gracilibacillus salitolerans, one region includes:
- a CDS encoding Gfo/Idh/MocA family protein, producing the protein MKIGIIGCGNISRIYLQNAARFGNYDIVAVADIVKARAEERAEEFNIPKAYTTEELLADPEIGLVINLTIPAVHAEIAIQALENGKHVYGEKPLAVSREDGKRMLKVAEEKGLYIGNAPDTFLGAGIQTSRKLIDDGWIGKPVSATAFMMNPGHESWHPDATFYYQEGGGPMFDMGPYYLTALINLMGPVSRITGSAQTTYKERTITSEPNYGKKIQVEVPTQINGVLDFESGAVASIITSFDTWHHQLPKIEIYGTEGTISVPDPNTFGGPVYVRRKEHKEWSEIPLTHGFSDNSRGLGVAEMIDAIENKRTARTDGQLAFHVLDIMHGVHEASRDSKHYVLASSCKQPEPLPLGMDETFFQPIEKHINKV; encoded by the coding sequence ATGAAAATAGGAATTATAGGTTGTGGGAATATTAGTCGTATTTATTTACAGAACGCAGCAAGATTTGGCAATTATGACATCGTGGCAGTAGCAGATATCGTTAAAGCACGGGCAGAAGAACGTGCAGAGGAATTCAACATTCCTAAGGCATACACAACAGAGGAGTTGTTAGCTGACCCAGAAATTGGATTGGTGATTAATTTAACGATTCCGGCTGTTCATGCGGAAATAGCAATTCAGGCATTGGAGAATGGTAAGCATGTATATGGTGAAAAACCGTTAGCGGTCAGTCGTGAAGATGGCAAGCGGATGCTGAAGGTGGCAGAAGAAAAAGGGTTATATATTGGGAATGCACCGGATACTTTTTTAGGTGCAGGTATCCAGACATCAAGAAAATTAATTGATGACGGTTGGATCGGGAAACCAGTCTCTGCTACGGCGTTCATGATGAATCCAGGACATGAAAGCTGGCATCCGGACGCTACCTTTTATTATCAAGAAGGTGGAGGTCCGATGTTTGATATGGGACCATACTATTTAACAGCACTTATCAATTTGATGGGCCCGGTCTCCCGTATTACCGGATCAGCTCAGACGACATATAAGGAAAGAACGATCACAAGTGAACCGAATTACGGTAAAAAAATCCAAGTAGAAGTTCCGACACAAATTAACGGTGTACTAGATTTTGAATCCGGTGCAGTTGCTTCTATTATCACAAGCTTTGATACATGGCATCACCAGTTACCTAAAATCGAAATTTATGGAACGGAGGGAACTATTTCCGTGCCAGATCCGAATACATTCGGAGGACCTGTCTATGTAAGAAGAAAAGAGCACAAAGAATGGTCGGAAATACCTCTGACACATGGGTTTAGTGACAATAGTCGTGGCTTAGGTGTAGCAGAAATGATTGATGCCATCGAGAATAAGCGAACAGCAAGAACAGACGGACAGTTGGCATTCCATGTACTGGATATTATGCATGGAGTCCATGAAGCATCGCGTGACAGTAAACATTATGTGTTAGCAAGCAGTTGTAAGCAGCCTGAACCATTACCACTTGGCATGGATGAAACATTCTTTCAACCAATAGAGAAGCATATAAATAAAGTATAA
- a CDS encoding ThuA domain-containing protein, with the protein MKKALIFQGGWQGHEPEEVADILGGILKEEGFDVTITDTLTTLQEDDLTQYDLIVPNWTQGTIEKEQLQPLLEAVAQGTGIAGLHGGMGDSFRWEVDYQFMVGGQWVAHPGNDGVSYNVHIVDPDHPLTEGMEDFTVVSEQYYMHVDPAVKVHVTTRFPVAEGPYQTNGEVDMPVVWTKKWGEGKVYYCGLGHVAEIVRMPEVMKLMRKGMTWASR; encoded by the coding sequence GTGAAGAAAGCATTAATTTTCCAAGGTGGTTGGCAGGGCCATGAACCAGAAGAAGTAGCAGATATTTTAGGGGGAATTCTCAAGGAAGAAGGGTTTGACGTTACAATAACGGATACCTTAACGACATTGCAAGAAGATGATTTAACACAATATGATTTGATTGTTCCCAATTGGACACAAGGAACGATCGAGAAAGAACAACTGCAGCCATTGTTAGAAGCAGTAGCCCAAGGTACAGGGATAGCCGGTTTACATGGTGGTATGGGTGACTCATTCCGTTGGGAGGTCGATTATCAATTTATGGTCGGCGGGCAGTGGGTAGCACATCCGGGTAATGACGGTGTATCTTATAATGTACATATTGTAGATCCGGATCATCCGTTAACAGAAGGTATGGAGGATTTTACTGTTGTATCTGAACAGTATTATATGCATGTTGACCCTGCTGTGAAAGTCCATGTGACAACACGTTTTCCTGTTGCAGAGGGGCCATATCAGACGAATGGTGAAGTAGATATGCCAGTTGTTTGGACGAAAAAATGGGGAGAAGGAAAAGTGTATTATTGTGGTTTAGGGCACGTAGCAGAAATTGTCCGCATGCCAGAAGTGATGAAATTAATGAGAAAAGGAATGACCTGGGCAAGCAGGTAA